From the Argentina anserina chromosome 3, drPotAnse1.1, whole genome shotgun sequence genome, the window ATTGCAAACTAATGAGGAACATCAAATTATTCTAATGAACACGAGTTCACAAATTGAAGCAAACTGATCAATTCTCCCTGAGACGGATAGAGACATTTATTTACACTTTCTTATACCACCAACTAATCAAACTTTAAAAGACTGCAGTACTAACATattaaaaaggaaaagaattatGATGAGACCACTGACTTGAATTTGTCATTAAAAAAAGTATTGCAACTTCTTCAGttagtgaaaattttgatatACCAGGGGGCATAGGAAAGATTATAGATTCATGACTacatcaaaaataaataactaCGATTAACGAAGAAAAGGTAGTAAGGTTTCATTGAAAATAACCAAACGAACCTGCAAAGGCAATCTCTGGAAGATCAGGTGGAGGAAATGATGATGAAACTTTTGCAGCGGCAAAAAATGTCAATTTACTTCTAAATATCTGGAAACAGATAATTATGAatttgaatgatttcattGCTAGAGTAATGAAGCTGGCCCTCCAAATAAATGAATCTAAGCTTGATTTACAAATGTACGAAaatgtactatatatataatacaaaCACGAGGATGTTTATCTAGAAATGCAATACATACATTTTCCTCAATCCGCTCTCTTTCAGAGCTGGTAGAGAAAGGAGTATTATCCAATGGTGCAGAAAGCTCAGTGTTGTAGCCTGCCCTACTCAGCTCAATCAAGCGTCTACGGCCCAACAACTacaaattttttaataaatgaatCATCAAAAATGAACAAAGAGAATTTATAGCACAAAGATTGGAAACCCTGCATATTTAAAATCATATaatcaacaatatatatatctaagaAGACCTTCCATACAAATTACATTATCTTCGACATAGGAGAGGATTGAAGGACTTGGTTGGATTGCACGAAATTGTGCATTCTTTGATATCTCAGCTTTTTCCTCGACAACTTTTTCCTTCTCCTTTGGGTTTTCTGCATGACAAGAAAACTACAAGTGTAAgcaaaatgaaaacaacttTATTTACACTACAAGGTGTACCGCTTTACCAATATCTGCAATAATCCATATACATAGAATCTATTGAGAAAAATAAAGTGAATATCAAGAACAGACAGTACATGTATGTCAGAAAAGAACTCACCTTTTGTAGAAACACTATCATCAAGCCGTTTATTTGAAATGTCATGTGGATCTAATCGCATTCGCTTCTTCTTTGAATGACCTTCAGGAACCTCTGATCCTTCATCCGAGATATTCTTGTCACGTGCTTTTTTCTTCACAGTATTTGGAAGTGATACATTTGGGGATTTTCTCGAGTCTGGTTTTATCTGGTTATGTTTCACCAGTGAAGCACTCCGACCACCATCTGTTGTAGCAGAATCCAACTCAGCAGCATCCTTAACTTTGGTTTTATTGGAACGCTTTTCACTTCTAAACTTAGGAGAAAACTCTTTAGTTTCAGAAGCAGTGATATCAGTACCCCATGTAGAGCGAGGACGCGAAGGAGATCTCTTTCCATTACCAAAACCATCAACCCCCTTAAATTTTGTATCATTGTAAGGTTTTGCAGTTCTAAGCTTGGGAGAAAAACAGTTAGTTTCAGAAGAATTCTCTAATCCATCAGTGCCCCACTTAGAACGGGGACGAGAAGGAAACCTactattatttttttcatcacCAAAGTTATTATACACTTTTGTGCTTCTATCCTTGGGAGAAAACCGTTTAGTAGCAGAACCACTCTCATTTGCACCCCACTTGTAGCGAGGACGTGAGGGAGATCTACTGTAGTTCTTCTCATTAATATAGCCATACTTCAATTGATTCTGTCCTTTTTTAGATAAAACCTTCCTATAAGGTGCCTCCTCATTACTGTTGGCCTCCCAAGCTGCATCTCGATCAACATATGTTCTCTTCCTTCTATCAAAAACTCCCCGACTCCCCtcatcatgaaatttcatatCTCTTACACTAGATTTATAGTTCTCTCTCCTACCATTGTCACTGTCATTGACATTATCATCAGCCCTCTTTCTTCCACTATTAGAAAATTTGGAATTTCCAGCTGCTATTTTGAGCTTTTTATTGTACTTAAACCTTAATCTTTCCGCATCAGACATTCTCTAATAACTAAAGACTACTATAGCCTGAACTGTAGAAAATAGCAATTCACCCACCCAATGAATAGCTAAAAGATACTGAAGAGAATAGTCACAGCGGAAATATTTGTCCACCAAACACTTTAGATCCCCAACTGAAGATATTGAAATTCAAGCTTTTGCCTTGATCCCACCTATAAAATATTAGGGGATAAGATAGAATACATATTAGCATTTGCACTAGCAATAgcattttcattttaaaacaactaacacataagcacattttttttccaagtGAAACAACaacagaagaaaagaaaccaaCAAATCAAATGATCTGCACATTTCACATTATACTGAAAACCAACCATTTTACTGAGCTCATTACAACAACTAGGAGCAGAGGAAATTATGAAACTTAACCCTCACCACATATTTAATAAAGCACAGATTCTAAAAACTTAGATATAAGAATCTCTAAATCGCAATCATTTAATCAAACTACCGGTCCTTTGCAATCAAGCAAAGTCTCGAAATCGCAGTTTCCATGAAGTTAAAGccattttctttcaaaaccAAATGCACCCAATATCTATCATAGAGCTAATACGCTAAAGGAACTATTGAACAGACTGTGTGTTGGCACTTACCGGAATCCTCGTCTGAACCTCAACGGCGACCACCGCAAGCATGAAGCCTCTCAAAGATACTGCTACCAGAACAACAAAGCCCTCGTGCTCCTAATTGTAAACCCCTAAATGTAAACCTCGAATTCGACAATTATTTTGAGGAACCAGTACCCCTAGTTTCAGTTGGCGCAGAGTTGCAGACACAACAAGGTCCTTAAACCCTGATTATGATAATGAAAATGGACCAGAGTTTCTGTGGTGGATCCTCAGGCCGCTAGGCCCATCTACCTAAATTTGGCCCTAGCCCGTAGAGGCCCAGTTTGAGAGTACGACCAAGCAGCCAAGCAGTAATTCTTCAGAAACCAGGTTCGAGTGCGATATGTATAATCTTTACTTGAATTGAATAATGCAGTTTAGAGAAATTTGACCATTTATAAGGACTATGGGAGTTTCTTTACCATACAATTGTTTTTTCTATCTTGCTCGTTGCATATATTCGATGGTAATACACTTTAACGAGCTGCAGTATCTCATGGGAGATATATAACATACTTGACCTACAAAAGATTGCATTCATTCATGTTGACACTTGCAGGTCACGATCTTCCTACCCAATTGATGTGTTTCCTAGTAGTGTTTTCGAAGTTTATGGCCTGTTCTTGGGGCACACTTGGACAAATATAGCCCGCTTCACTTTTGTATAGAAACAACTTGTGGTGATTGATCAAACCATCATTTAGAAGAGGATACAATTGTAAGTTGTTTTAAAATAATGACCAAATTGACTACAATAATTTTAACACTAGTCAATTCATATCTTAAGTTTGCGAGTTAAGTAATTTTCAAGCTCGCGAGTTCAAACATCAATTATTGGACGGATCAATGAAACAAGTTAATTATTAGTAGCAGGATGCCGTCGACTAATTTTAGAAACCTAACGTAATAAGATGGCTAAAAGGAAATCTGGATTCCACATTAAACTGTTAATCAAGCCTCTTTGtatccaaaaatatataattaccaaaaatgtctctctctctctctctctctctctctctctctctctctctctctctctctctctctctctctctctctctctctctctctctctagagcAACCCTAAGAGCGCCACTAGCAAAATTTTGATGGAAGCGTTTCTCAAAATCTATTGTCTTTTGGCAACAAAACTTGGTCTTGGCAAGGTGATGTGCTCCTCTCACGTCTCCCCTCCTTAGATGTGCCGGCTATGGAAGTCCACAAAGCTTTCCAAAATTTTGGGTGGATCTGGATTGCCCTTTGAGGACTCCGATTCAAAATGGTTTGGATGCAATCTCGACTTGCCATCCCCAACCTCGTTCTATTTCGCTCGACCTCGTGGTGGGGCAGACGAAGCTTCATGCGGTTTCAATAGTGCAACGAGGCTTCGATCTCTTGGGTCAGGGTGCTCTTAGTCGGATCGTTTCTTAGAGAGATGAAGGGCTTTCAGATTGTGGTGCACCCGATGGTGAGGGTGGATCGTGGAAAATGGTTGTGAGGGCAACTAAATTTTGGGTTGGGAGTGTCGATGTCAGGATTGATGGTAATGTTGCATCAAAATTTGGGGGTTGGTTGGTTTTGTTCTGTTAAGCCTCCTCTTGGGGCTACtgacggggggggggggggggggggagaggTTTGTGTTGCTGTTACAATGCGGCTGAACTGTGTGCTCCTCTATAGAGCCTTTTGGGCTTTGATTTGTTTGAGTGGTAGGCTAGGGTTTCTCAATGTGGATGACGGAAATGGGCTCCTATTTGGGCCTCAAGCTGAAGCCAAGGTCTCGACAAGGTTGTTAGTGGCTAAGGAGAAGAAAATCAAGGTGGTGTCTCTTTCACCATCTAATGAGAAGAAGTCTGCATCTATGGCCGTGGTTCAGATGGAGGTTCATATGGTGACAAAGAATGGGGAACAAGTGGCGGTTCCTCTAATTAGTGCTAAAGTAGAGTAGAGTTTACTCCCTCTGCTGATCAAGCATAAATTGAATTGTGTCGCAGTCTTATAATGGTGTGGTTGTTAAATATTTATCATGTCTTCTCCATCAATTGTATTATGTTAGTTTTGTGTTTCATGACCGTAAAAAAGTGGGTGAATCTTGGCTTTGTTAGCTAGTTTACCTGAGAATAGCTAGTTATTGACTAGTTTTACTTAGGGATAGCTAGTTTGTTTAGTTAGAAAAGATAGTTCTTATTGGCAACTTTCGGTCGTATTATCTTGGTTCTGCTTGCTGAAATACAATTTAGTTGAAACttcgattaaaaaaaaaagcctcTTTGTATCCTTCGTTGCATAGCTGCACCTGAGCTCAATATATACTCCCGGTTCTTGAACGAATCTTTCTTGATTGATGCCTAAAATATTGGTTTGGTGCTTCTTTGTATCATTGCTTGTAGTTGCAGGTTGAAATGTTGAATGAATCAATAATACTCTGGTTTAGATGAATAATGAAGTTATGATTCATCATATGAAAATGTCACGGAAATATAAAAAAGATCTCATTTTCTCAAGCCAACATTCCTACCAGCCTGGACCTATACAATTGTTTTAATCCCAAATCGATCATTGACAATCCTCAGACCTACTATAACATCGTGGCTTGATTTTGAGTACAAGTGCATATGTATTTTAATCATTTTGCTTCTAAACTAAAGGTAGATTTAACAATCAATCCCATTCATGTAGAATTATTATATCTCGAACATGCTAGAGGCAGCTTAGGGCCTTAGACCATTAAATCAAAATTATGTAGACAGCTCACAACTGGACTGGTCCATGATTAATATCATTTATTCTCTGTCAACAACCAAGTGAACGGCAACAAACCTTTATAACTTAAATTTCACATTTGACAAGTCTCAGTATCATTGTCCCTGAAAGTTGTAGTCCTAAGACTCACAATCTAAGCTAACCtcatttcaaaaaaataagCTAACCTCATGTTGATCTTGCAAACATCAAGATCCTTCTAGTGATAGGGAAACTGTATGTGCAACCAAGCTCGAAAGTTAAAAATGAGCCAAATGTTACGGACCTAGTCATTCGGCTGCAATACTAGGTTCATGCGGCGTTATGGAGCCAACCTTATCTAACGGGGCAATGTATtggtttcgccctgccttgggctcatcaggggattAGCTCCAGACCCCGACCAGTGTGTACGGAGTCCTACTCTCTTCTTCGACGTTAAGTCTCTGACTAGCGATAAACTCCCCCAAACTTAACCAGGTCGGCATGTTTAACCATTAGGAATGGGCAACAATATATATCTCACAGTTCTGATCATTAAGCAATCTCACATATGCATGAAACTCATATAACCAATGACACCCACGATACACTCCCGAAAACGAGACGTGATACAAAGCTCCTACTTGCCAATGCAGGATCTCTGTATGTCATATTGAAACATCACTTTTTGATTGAAAAAAGCTCATTCAACGTTTTTTTTAAACGTGAAAGAGTAACACGGTCATTAAGACGTACAAcaattgagaagagaaaggtaAGCGATTCTTTCACCAACATGTTTCAACAATTATCTCCACAAAAATTCAATCGCATGATAAAGTACTCAATGCACTAAATTAAGGATTTTTGAATTACAAAGATTGCATAA encodes:
- the LOC126786792 gene encoding uncharacterized protein LOC126786792; the encoded protein is MSDAERLRFKYNKKLKIAAGNSKFSNSGRKRADDNVNDSDNGRRENYKSSVRDMKFHDEGSRGVFDRRKRTYVDRDAAWEANSNEEAPYRKVLSKKGQNQLKYGYINEKNYSRSPSRPRYKWGANESGSATKRFSPKDRSTKVYNNFGDEKNNSRFPSRPRSKWGTDGLENSSETNCFSPKLRTAKPYNDTKFKGVDGFGNGKRSPSRPRSTWGTDITASETKEFSPKFRSEKRSNKTKVKDAAELDSATTDGGRSASLVKHNQIKPDSRKSPNVSLPNTVKKKARDKNISDEGSEVPEGHSKKKRMRLDPHDISNKRLDDSVSTKENPKEKEKVVEEKAEISKNAQFRAIQPSPSILSYVEDNLLGRRRLIELSRAGYNTELSAPLDNTPFSTSSERERIEENIFRSKLTFFAAAKVSSSFPPPDLPEIAFAGRSNVGKSSLLNALTRNWGVARTSDKPGLTQSINFFNLGSRLCLVDLPGYGFAYAKEEVKDAWEELVKEYVSTRVGLKRVCLLIDTKWGMKPRDRELIDLMERSQTKYQILLTKSDAVFPIDVARRAMQIEESLKANKSVVQPVMMMSSRSGAGIRSLRTVLAKIARVAKI